One Arachis hypogaea cultivar Tifrunner chromosome 2, arahy.Tifrunner.gnm2.J5K5, whole genome shotgun sequence genomic window, AGGTTGGAGTAAGAGTTTGATTCGGAGAAATGTTATGAACCGTCTGATGATCCGGCTCCATAGCAACTTCTGCTCCTTCGGAGGAACCTTCTTTTTTCTGTTTCTTCGCCTTCAATCCGCCCCAAATAAAGCTCCCAACTACAACCTGCAACCATAAACTTCATCAAATCTAGCAACTACAGGTTTAAGGATGGATGCACAAGAATATAACTCTTTCAAGTTCCATAAGTTGCACATTTTGATGTGAGAACTAAGATTTTCGCGATATATAATGAAGCGACGACCAAAAAGGTGTAGTTACCTGAACTGTAGATGCTGCAACAAGTACTCCGCCAACTCCTCCACCGATAACACGGCCATCAGGACTAGCAAGGGAAACACTTAGTCCCCCAGATCTATTGCGAGATCCACCACTATCGGTAAGTAAGTAAGAGCCTGATAGGCACAATATCTCAAAACGGCCCTATTGATTAACCAATAATCATGGGTGAGTTTAACCATAGATAATATTGCCATAATAGACCATGATTAGGTAGGGTGGCAACTAGAGCTATTTATAATTCAATATTCTAGAACTTGCATTCAGCATCGGTTTGAATATTCGGAGCATCTAAGAGTGTATGAGAATATGGAAGTGTATAATTAATTATGAACATGAACGTGTCACTAAGAAAGTTCCAAACCTCATATGTTACAGTGCCGCCGGAAGTTGAAGGTTGTCGAAGTGTCACGGTAGAGACAGCACCAGTGGCTGCCATAATACAAATTGCTCTAGGCCCTTGCTGAGAAAACGCCATAACTTTGGTTGCGATGTCCTAAAAGAAGAAATAACAAAATGTTCTAAAGAGTACTTGTAAAATATTTGTCAGAAATGGCCTAACATATAGCACAAAATTGAGAGAATCATCTCTTGTAATCATCAACAGAGATGTACAAGATTTGTGGCAACATTATATATCTGATATGAAATCTACATCAAAGTAACTTACCATATGCTTTTATCTTTCCATGATAAATAATCAAGTTTGACACATTTAGTTTGATGCATTCACACACCATTATCTTCTTTATTATCATTTCATAATGCTTGCCTTTGGCTTTACTGAGTCAATAAAATAGTAAATCCAAGCATCTATCTTGAATTCAAGAAACCATTTCAACACAGATGAtataaaaactgaaaaatataaataacaactTCATCTAGAGATTATAAATACtgaaaaatattatataagtTGAAATATTTAACAAAACTAAGAGAACATAAAGGTTGATACAAATTCCAAAAGAAATGTAACATACTTCTCCAACCGCAACGGTGATGATATGAGGAGTGAAACCCATCCCAGCTGTACCAGACATCAATTCACCTGGCAATAAGAACAGAGGATGGCAtacaaatcaataaaaatatttaaacaaaatttaatatgAAACCAAGCTGATCTTTTTGTAACAAGTTTACAAAATATTTATCCATCTTTTTCACAATTTTACCAGTCTaaattgttttttatattttttcagtgCATAGGATCAACTTAAGACTAAGAGCATAACCCCATTCGGGCTATACAGATACCCGATCATTTTATATGAAGAAAAACAACACTAAAGAAAAATACATATTGCTATGTCTACAACTTTAAGGTCTATTTGATCTCTGTTTTCATTTTCCTATTTTCacttttcctttcattttctgATAGTGAAATTAATGTATGATAGAACTACTCAACCAAAATCTCAGATCAAGAATGAATCATTTCAACCTGTAAACAATTTTCATAATAAAAAGTTTGCAATAAATATTTTCACTCTCAATAGTTGTAACTTTTAACACTCAGAAAGCAAAACTTCAAACATAATATCAAATCTAGCGTTTTCACAGTAAAAATACCATTAACTTTATAGTATTGCATATGAACACTAGATTGTTTTCTAGTAAGCCTCACTATTAATTACAGGTTACATGATAAATGAcaattcacacccctgctgtgaACTTGGCAGATAATTTCTTTTTACCAATATGTCTGTTTTAATAAGATTTTGCTTTTTTAAGATTCGCGTATTAAGACAAAACTGTATCTTTGGTTCAGTCTAAAGTTTATATTCATGAGATCCGTTTATAGGTATAAATTGGAATTTATTATCTAatgcacaaaataatggacaaTGACTGAATGAGAAATTGAGGATTACTCAACACTCAAGTGCAAAcaccttatttttatatttaattacgaAAGGTAGGTTAATCAGAAGAAAAaagctaaatacatatatatttggATAAGACAAGCATTTCTATAGTTGATAGTTAAGCTGCAAAAGCTATGAACAATTTGGATTTTTACATAAATCTCAATAAGTATTTTCAAACAAGAACAATAACAATTCAACGTCAAATTATAATAACTTCAATTCATCACAAGACATAATAAAAGTTGAAACAGTTATTTACCAAGAGAAGCCAGCTGCTGTTTCTTCCCAGACCCTGGGGGGCGGCCTCTACCCCGTTTCTGGCCTTGTTGTGTCATGGTTCCCGGATGAGTAGCCGGCGCTGGAGTCAATGCCAGTGAAACGGTTCCATCCGGCCCATACTTCCTAGGCCTACCCCTCTTCCTTTTGACCGGTTCTCCGGAAGGAGCTCCAGCAGGGGCACCAACATTGACACATTGAGACGAAATCCCCGAAGATTCCAATGGCATGGTGGATCCAATGGTACTACCTCCAATGCTTGGTTGAAATGGGAGGTTAGGATTCGACAATGGACGCATACTAGGCGAATTGTGCAAGTCAGGTTGCTGTGTTCCAGAACCAGGCATTCCTCTCTGCATATAATAAGATGCAGAACCAGACAACGCCATTTGGTCCCCACGATCCATGCATTTACTCTTCAAGCTCCTCTAATCTCAAGAATATTTCACAACAAGATTCGAACCCCACAATGTTCAATACATCAATCTTTAACACCTAACTCTGTTCTCATAAGCAGTCAACAACAAATTTTAACAGGGGGGAATGCACAAAATCAGAATACTGCatacaaaaatcaataaaattcaaTGTCCAAAGTGCTTAAATTATAAGATTAGTAACTGCAGTTTGAGAAGAACAACAGAAGTCCTTCAAATCAGAAATTAAAGCCTATAGATATATACATGTTTGAAGGCCTAAATAACTATATGTTCAAAAGGAAGAGAAAAGGACTTGAAGATTTAAAGGCACACACACACATGCAAAAGACAACCATAAAGtagaagataaaaattgaaagcataactAACCCTATGAAATAAAGGCAGAAAAATTCCAATCAACCAAAACAGCAAAGACAAAAAGAGAAGCTGGTTTCACACAGCTTACCAAACTTTATAGAAAACAACTAAAAGGCTTCACATTAAAGATAAAAGACCAGCATGAACTGCAACATGTCCACTCACACACCAACCCATTATAAAACCTTAAACACCAAGCAAAATTCCAAGCCAAACACCCCAAACAACATAAATCAAGCtcacccaaataaaaaagaatattttttttcaaaataataatttaaagggCCAGTTAATTACTTCAAGTCAGTGTCATGGAATAATTGACAAACCCCAGTTCCAAAATTAAAGCAAACAGCAGAAAATGCCACTCAGAGAAAACATAACAGCTCAGGTAATCACAGAAAAAAGTTACAAACTTTGGTGAATTAACACACACCCGAGatactgaaaacaaaataaaacaaagaagcAATGCTATGAATGCATCAGGAATTACACTTGAAAAAGGAATTGAAGTGGGGAAATAAAAGAATAGGAAACATTACTGACATTTATGTAGAGATTGAGGATCAAAACTGAAAAGGGTCACACTGTATGAAGAAGAGCAAGCTTAGTGTTGCAACGGTTTCATGGAGCAAAATTAAAGAGCGGTGACAGAAGCAGCAGAGAGGAGAGAGTGTGTGAAAGTGAAGTGAGTGAGTGGAAACAGAGAAACAGAGAAACAAAGACATTAACTACATAAGAAGATGAGTGAGAGGAAATGCAAAATTcagaaatatattattatttattatgaagtCATGAAAGTGTTGGATGAATAGTGAGTGTGTGAGGCGCATAAGTGAAGTCCTTATCTGAATGCA contains:
- the LOC112730207 gene encoding AT-hook motif nuclear-localized protein 11 — protein: MDRGDQMALSGSASYYMQRGMPGSGTQQPDLHNSPSMRPLSNPNLPFQPSIGGSTIGSTMPLESSGISSQCVNVGAPAGAPSGEPVKRKRGRPRKYGPDGTVSLALTPAPATHPGTMTQQGQKRGRGRPPGSGKKQQLASLGELMSGTAGMGFTPHIITVAVGEDIATKVMAFSQQGPRAICIMAATGAVSTVTLRQPSTSGGTVTYEGRFEILCLSGSYLLTDSGGSRNRSGGLSVSLASPDGRVIGGGVGGVLVAASTVQVVVGSFIWGGLKAKKQKKEGSSEGAEVAMEPDHQTVHNISPNQTLTPTSSLSPWPSSRPMDMRHSHIDIDLMRG